In Calonectris borealis chromosome 8, bCalBor7.hap1.2, whole genome shotgun sequence, a single genomic region encodes these proteins:
- the LOC142084809 gene encoding cytochrome P450 4B1-like — MKLSWLGVDVSRVLHLAAVFCLTCVLLKAIQLYHRRRELRRALADFPGHPTHWLFGHVHEFLKEEEVLDKVEIWAQKYLYAHPLWFGNFSAFLVVTDPDYAKAVLARGDPKDNINYKHLVPWIGNGLLILHGPKWHQHRKLLTPGFHYDILKPYVALMAESTNVMLDKWEQLITDGKPVELFEHVSLMTLDSIMKCAFSCHSNCQTNRKNTYIQAVYDLCHMVHQRLRIFPYHNDIIYWLSPHGYRFRKVCQLAHDHTDKVIHERKESLKDEQEFEKMQKKRHLDFLDILLCAKDENGAGLSDEDLRAEVDTFMFEGHDTTASGISWLLFCLASHPEHQTRCREEIQEILGDRETLQWEDLGKMTYSTMCIRESLRLYPPVPGVSRQLSKPITFPDGRTLPEGSIAAISIYLIHRNPAVWKDPLVFDPLRFSPENVSGRHSHAFLPFSAGTRNCIGQQFAMNEMKVALALTLLRFELSPDPTKPPCKIPQIILRSKNGIHLYLKKIR, encoded by the exons ATGAAGCTCTCCTGGCTGGGCGTGGATGTCTCCCGGGTGCTGCACCTGGCTGCCGTCTTCTGCCTGACCTGCGTGCTGCTGAAGGCCATCCAGCTGTACCACCGGCGGCGGGAGCTGCGCAGGGCTCTGGCCGACTTCCCCGGCCACCCGACCCACTGGCTCTTCGGCCACGTCCATGAG TTTCTCAAGGAGGAAGAGGTGCTGGACAAGGTGGAGATCTGGGCACAGAAGTACCTGTATGCTCACCCTCTCTGGTTCGGGAATTTCTCAGCATTCCTGGTTGTCACCGATCCCGACTATGCCAAGGCTGTGTTGGCCAGAGGAG ATCCCAAGGATAACATCAACTATAAACATCTTGTCCCGTGGATCG GGAACGGGTTGCTGATCTTACATGGTCCAAAATGGCACCAACATCGAAAACTCCTGACTCCGGGGTTTCATTACGACATCTTGAAACCGTACGTGGCGCTGATGGCAGAGTCTACTAACGTGATGCTG GATAAATGGGAACAGCTGATCACAGATGGGAAACCGGTGGAGCTCTTTGAGCACGTCAGCTTGATGACTCTCGATAGCATCATGAAATGTGCCTTCAGTTGTCACAGCAACTGCCAAACCAACAG GAAAAACACCTACATCCAGGCTGTCTATGACCTATGCCACATGGTGCACCAGCGCCTCCGCATCTTCCCCTACCACAACGACATCATTTACTGGCTCAGTCCCCACGGATATCGGTTCAGGAAGGTCTGCCAGCTCGCTCACGACCACACAG ACAAGGTGATCCATGAGCGAAAGGAGTCCCTTAAAGATGAACAGGAATttgaaaagatgcagaagaaGAGACATTTGGACTTCTTGGACATTCTGCTGTGTGCCAAA GATGAGAACGGAGCTGGACTGTCCGATGAGGACCTGCGTGCCGAGGTGGATACGTTCATGTTTGAGGGCCACGATACGACAGCCAGCGGGATCTCCTGGCTCTTGTTCTGCCTGGCATCACACCCCGAGCACCAGACACGGTGCCGGGAGGAGATCCAGGAGATCCTGGGGGACCGGGAGACACTTcagtg GGAGGACCTGGGCAAGATGACTTACAGCACCATGTGCATCAGGGAGAGCCTTCGCCTttacccaccggtgcccggcgtGTCCCGGCAGCTCAGCAAACCCATCACCTTCCCCGATGGACGCACCTTGCCAGAAG GCAGCATCGCTGCGATAAGCATTTATCTCATTCACAGAAACCCCGCGGTATGGAAAGACCCTTTG GTGTTTGACCCTTTGCGGTTTTCCCCGGAGAACGTCTCTGGCAGACACTCTCATgcctttctgcctttttctgctggAACGAG GAACTGCATCGGGCAGCAGTTTGCCATGAACGAGATGAAGGTGGCACTGGCCCTGACCCTGCTCCGCTTCGAGCTCTCGCCCGATCCCACCAAGCCTCCCTGCAAAATACCTCAGATCATCCTTCGGTCCAAGAACGGGATTCACCTGTATCTAAAGAAAATCCGCTGA